In Bradyrhizobium sp. G127, one genomic interval encodes:
- a CDS encoding NAD(P)-dependent oxidoreductase, with the protein MTKIITPPDVVVFVGLGQMGLPMAKRCIAAGFEVRGADPAPVAREALAAAGGKAFATGQEAAAGASVLITMLPDSKVVREAVLGPNGVASVLAKDALIIDMSSSVPIDTQSLGKALAEQGIGLIDAPVSGGVRRAVDGTLSIMAGGDAALVERARPVLQAMAKSVFATGPLGSGHAMKALNNYVSAAGLVAACEALLIGRRFGLAPDTIIDVLNASTGKNNSTDVKMKQFVISESFASGFSLALMAKDLRIAADLSKIVGVDPSNAETIAKLWENAWESLDKGADHTAIYRFIEAEAGDR; encoded by the coding sequence TTGACTAAGATCATAACGCCACCGGACGTGGTGGTATTCGTCGGCCTTGGGCAGATGGGTCTGCCGATGGCCAAGCGTTGCATCGCTGCGGGCTTCGAGGTCCGCGGCGCCGATCCGGCCCCGGTGGCGCGTGAAGCGCTGGCAGCCGCCGGCGGCAAGGCTTTCGCCACCGGACAGGAAGCTGCGGCGGGCGCATCAGTGCTCATCACGATGCTGCCTGACAGCAAGGTTGTGCGCGAAGCTGTGCTCGGCCCGAACGGTGTCGCGAGCGTCCTCGCGAAAGACGCGCTCATCATCGACATGAGTTCGTCGGTGCCGATCGATACCCAGTCGCTTGGCAAGGCGCTGGCCGAGCAGGGTATCGGATTGATCGACGCGCCGGTGTCCGGCGGCGTGAGGCGCGCTGTGGACGGTACACTCTCGATCATGGCTGGCGGCGATGCCGCGCTGGTTGAACGCGCAAGGCCAGTTCTGCAAGCAATGGCGAAATCGGTGTTCGCGACAGGACCGCTCGGTTCGGGCCACGCCATGAAGGCGCTCAACAACTACGTGTCGGCCGCGGGCCTTGTCGCGGCGTGCGAGGCGCTGCTGATCGGCCGAAGGTTCGGTCTTGCTCCCGATACGATCATCGACGTCCTCAACGCGTCTACCGGCAAGAACAACTCGACCGACGTCAAGATGAAGCAGTTCGTGATCTCGGAGAGCTTTGCCTCCGGCTTCTCGCTGGCCTTGATGGCCAAGGATCTGCGTATCGCTGCTGACCTGTCGAAGATTGTCGGTGTCGATCCCTCGAATGCCGAAACCATTGCCAAGCTCTGGGAAAACGCGTGGGAATCTCTCGACAAGGGCGCAGATCATACGGCGATCTATCGTTTCATCGAAGCCGAAGCCGGAGATCGATAA
- a CDS encoding branched-chain amino acid ABC transporter permease has protein sequence MRRFLIALALIAAAACVPFLLEPRGYTIRVLCIALLFAALAQAWNIVGGLARQTSLGHAAFFGAGAYTSTLLLINFGISPWLGMIAAAVIGGIMAFLIALPTMRLRGHYFALATLAFAEVMRVIGNSWSSVTGGPVGLSVPFRPDSLWMLQFKVARPYFWIMLAALVAVTAVFVAISSSKIGYRLRAIRENVDAAEAIGIDTAGTKIIAAVISGAITASLGTLYAQFQFFFDPDTVFGLASISVRIALIAIIGGIGTVAGPIIGALFIIPLEELANTFLSGGAAGVSQLAYGLLLIAVILLEPRGLIALGRNVITKLSRRAAP, from the coding sequence GTGAGGCGGTTTCTCATTGCGCTCGCGCTGATCGCCGCTGCGGCCTGCGTTCCCTTCTTACTGGAACCGCGCGGCTATACCATCCGCGTGCTGTGCATTGCCCTGCTGTTCGCGGCGCTGGCGCAAGCCTGGAACATCGTCGGCGGACTGGCACGTCAAACCTCGCTCGGCCACGCTGCATTCTTCGGCGCCGGTGCATATACGTCAACGCTGCTGCTGATCAATTTCGGCATCTCGCCGTGGCTCGGCATGATCGCAGCCGCCGTTATCGGCGGCATCATGGCATTTCTAATCGCGCTGCCGACCATGCGCCTGCGCGGACACTATTTCGCGCTGGCCACGCTGGCGTTCGCGGAAGTGATGCGGGTGATTGGCAATTCGTGGAGCAGCGTCACCGGCGGCCCGGTCGGACTCTCGGTGCCGTTCAGGCCGGACTCGCTCTGGATGCTCCAGTTCAAGGTGGCACGGCCTTACTTCTGGATCATGCTGGCGGCGCTCGTCGCTGTCACAGCGGTGTTCGTGGCGATCAGTTCAAGCAAGATCGGCTACAGGCTGCGCGCCATCCGGGAAAATGTAGATGCAGCGGAAGCGATCGGCATTGACACCGCAGGCACCAAGATCATCGCCGCGGTCATCTCGGGCGCGATCACGGCCAGCCTTGGAACTCTTTATGCGCAGTTTCAGTTCTTCTTCGATCCGGATACAGTCTTTGGATTGGCTTCCATTTCCGTGCGTATTGCCCTGATCGCCATTATCGGCGGCATCGGTACCGTGGCAGGCCCGATCATCGGCGCCCTGTTCATCATTCCGCTGGAAGAACTTGCCAATACGTTTCTCTCGGGCGGCGCGGCCGGAGTGTCGCAACTGGCCTACGGACTACTTCTGATCGCCGTTATCCTGCTCGAACCGCGCGGTCTCATTGCGCTCGGACGCAACGTCATCACCAAACTCTCGCGGAGGGCAGCCCCATGA
- a CDS encoding branched-chain amino acid ABC transporter permease: MSFIQALIDGVMIGGVYAMISIGLTLVFGVMGIVNFAHAEFLMLGMFVAYYAWAWLGLDPILAAPLSFVLVFGLGCILQRLLFRRIMRAPEISQVFLTVGLLIVLENAALLMFGSNFRSVSTSYQTSSLSLGPLFINVPYLFAFLMSMVCGLALWLFLRTSWFGRAMRATAQDPMASTLMGIDTGRMHMVAFGLGVGLTAFGGAVILPYLTASPTVGGQFVILMFTVVVLGGLGSVAGAVAGGLAVGVIQSLSALAFPIQLQNLVLFVVFIAVLVVRPQGLLGDVK, translated from the coding sequence ATGTCCTTTATCCAGGCCCTCATCGACGGGGTGATGATCGGTGGCGTATACGCCATGATTTCCATCGGCCTCACGCTGGTTTTCGGCGTGATGGGAATCGTGAACTTCGCTCATGCCGAGTTTCTGATGCTCGGCATGTTCGTCGCGTATTACGCGTGGGCCTGGCTCGGATTGGATCCGATCCTCGCCGCACCGCTATCCTTCGTCCTGGTGTTCGGCCTCGGCTGCATTCTTCAGCGGCTGCTGTTCCGGCGCATCATGCGCGCGCCGGAAATCTCACAGGTGTTTCTCACGGTCGGGTTGCTGATTGTTCTGGAGAACGCCGCGCTGCTGATGTTCGGATCGAATTTCCGCTCCGTCAGCACATCCTATCAGACGTCATCGCTGAGTCTCGGGCCGCTGTTCATTAATGTGCCGTATCTGTTCGCGTTTCTGATGTCGATGGTTTGCGGCCTCGCGCTCTGGCTGTTCTTGCGCACAAGCTGGTTCGGCCGCGCCATGCGCGCGACGGCGCAGGACCCGATGGCCTCGACGCTGATGGGCATCGACACCGGCCGCATGCACATGGTGGCGTTCGGGCTTGGGGTCGGGCTGACGGCATTTGGCGGCGCGGTGATCCTGCCCTATCTCACGGCGTCGCCCACCGTCGGCGGCCAGTTCGTGATTCTGATGTTTACGGTCGTCGTGCTCGGCGGCCTTGGCTCCGTTGCGGGTGCAGTGGCCGGTGGGCTCGCCGTAGGCGTCATCCAGTCGCTCTCTGCGCTCGCGTTTCCCATTCAGCTTCAGAATCTGGTGTTGTTCGTTGTCTTCATCGCCGTGCTGGTGGTTCGCCCGCAAGGGTTGCTCGGAGATGTGAAGTGA
- a CDS encoding GntR family transcriptional regulator — MSDLDMNVSREAITLRMRVEDKLRSAISAGVFKPGQRLIERELCELTGVGRTSIREAVRQLEAEGLITSVPHRGPVVTRVSVDEARQLYAVRALLEGAAGRAFAERRPAEPLAQMFKSVGELEVAAKAGDREALIKAKTRFYDALMRGCGNIFIQQMLTNLHNRVTMLRATSMTHPGRLQKSLKEIRNIADLIAAGDAAGAEKACIDHIHTASTVALTVLSDLEKESKKETLNDRKASSFGKI; from the coding sequence ATGAGCGATCTGGATATGAACGTCAGCCGCGAAGCGATCACCCTGCGCATGCGTGTGGAGGACAAACTCCGCAGCGCCATATCGGCGGGCGTTTTCAAGCCGGGACAACGACTGATCGAACGTGAGTTGTGCGAACTGACCGGTGTGGGCCGCACTTCTATCCGCGAAGCGGTGCGACAACTTGAGGCAGAAGGGCTCATTACATCGGTGCCGCATCGCGGTCCCGTAGTGACTCGTGTTTCGGTCGATGAGGCGCGGCAGCTTTATGCGGTTCGTGCGCTTCTTGAAGGCGCAGCAGGACGCGCGTTTGCGGAGAGGCGTCCAGCGGAGCCCCTCGCGCAGATGTTCAAATCTGTCGGCGAGCTCGAAGTAGCGGCGAAAGCCGGTGACCGCGAAGCCCTGATCAAGGCGAAAACCCGTTTCTATGACGCACTGATGCGGGGATGTGGAAATATCTTCATCCAGCAGATGCTCACCAACCTGCACAACCGCGTCACCATGCTGCGCGCAACCTCGATGACGCATCCGGGGCGGCTTCAGAAAAGCCTCAAGGAAATCCGCAATATCGCCGATCTGATCGCCGCGGGCGATGCCGCAGGCGCGGAGAAGGCCTGCATCGATCATATTCACACTGCGTCCACCGTTGCGCTCACGGTGCTGTCAGACCTCGAAAAAGAATCAAAAAAGGAGACCCTGAATGACCGCAAAGCGTCCTCGTTCGGAAAAATTTGA
- a CDS encoding alpha/beta hydrolase, with product MSAAPVAERLRERLSLALRDPEFVRLGPSLQINLTLRIDGSDLALVFENGCFGLGNAPAFPSIGLSASAPAWEKLLQNPPPPTFHSFTALDLVNPEFSIDADLLVLAQARPVLERLIERVVQVPQIAVVAPSRRLSQIEGRWTQISVRDTAYDIFVESAGQGVPVVFLHTAGADSRQFRAQLSDIALAERFRMIAPDLPFHGRSMPPATWDGGDYKLDLTTYREWCAAIFRDVVGEPAIVVGGSMGAAMALVLAAEHPDLLRGIVAVEPPFQSKGRRNPFQHHVAVHGSLHNASYVRGLMSPQSPEGDRRQAAWIYSQGAPGIYGGDLAFYSDEFDGAIVARKIDADKTPVALLSGDYDYSATPADGRKLAALIPGAYFKEMRGLGHFPMCENPDLFRAHLLSALGHILQHGSAKR from the coding sequence GTGTCCGCGGCGCCGGTGGCCGAGCGATTGCGCGAACGCCTGTCGCTGGCGCTGCGCGATCCTGAGTTCGTACGACTCGGACCGTCCCTGCAAATAAACCTCACTTTGCGCATTGATGGCAGCGATCTTGCTCTCGTCTTTGAGAATGGGTGTTTTGGGCTTGGAAACGCGCCAGCGTTTCCGTCGATCGGGCTGTCTGCATCGGCCCCCGCCTGGGAGAAGTTGCTGCAAAATCCACCGCCGCCGACGTTTCATTCGTTCACGGCGCTCGATCTGGTCAATCCCGAGTTCTCCATCGATGCCGATCTCCTTGTGCTTGCGCAGGCAAGGCCTGTTCTTGAGCGGCTGATCGAGCGCGTCGTTCAAGTGCCGCAGATTGCGGTGGTTGCGCCGTCGCGCCGGTTGTCGCAGATCGAGGGGCGATGGACTCAGATCAGCGTGCGCGACACCGCGTATGACATTTTTGTCGAAAGCGCGGGGCAGGGTGTGCCCGTCGTGTTCCTTCACACCGCGGGCGCGGACTCCCGTCAGTTTCGGGCGCAACTCAGCGATATCGCCCTCGCGGAACGGTTCAGGATGATCGCGCCTGATCTTCCGTTTCATGGGCGCTCGATGCCGCCCGCGACATGGGACGGAGGAGACTACAAGCTCGATCTCACGACCTATCGTGAGTGGTGCGCCGCAATTTTCAGGGACGTTGTGGGTGAACCTGCCATCGTTGTCGGCGGATCGATGGGCGCGGCGATGGCGCTGGTGCTCGCGGCAGAACATCCGGATCTGCTTCGCGGGATCGTGGCCGTCGAGCCGCCGTTTCAGTCAAAGGGCCGGCGCAATCCGTTCCAGCATCATGTTGCCGTGCACGGCTCACTTCACAATGCGAGCTACGTTCGCGGCCTGATGAGTCCGCAAAGTCCTGAAGGCGATCGCCGCCAAGCGGCGTGGATCTACAGTCAGGGAGCGCCGGGGATCTACGGTGGCGATCTAGCCTTCTATTCGGACGAGTTCGACGGAGCTATCGTTGCCCGGAAGATTGACGCGGACAAGACGCCGGTGGCTCTCCTGTCAGGAGATTATGATTATTCGGCGACGCCGGCAGACGGTCGCAAGCTCGCAGCGTTGATCCCGGGGGCGTATTTTAAGGAGATGCGGGGGCTCGGCCATTTTCCGATGTGCGAGAATCCGGATCTCTTCCGCGCCCATTTGCTCTCGGCGCTCGGTCATATCCTGCAGCACGGGTCCGCGAAGCGGTGA
- a CDS encoding Hsp70 family protein has product MSACGLDFGTSNTTLGTSMDGAPVLTELEVGHTTIPSAIFYERDGAVLIGRKAIETYVEGAPGRLMRSLKSVLGTTLIDETTKVGRERASFRDVIAYYLGVVKRRAERAVGHELRYVVHGRPVHFVDQAPEADRKAEQTLQDIAQEIGFDDVTFQFEPIAAALDYERGISGEQIALIADIGGGTSDFSIVRLSPEQHRKADRKSDILANDGVRIGGTDFDRQLSLGVVMPLFGYGSEMKRAGLHAPSSYFHDLATWSTINSMYDPKVMTQVRQVRYEAAQPELFDRLVRVLDEQRGHTLAMEVEEAKIALSDQRQADIPLGWIEPGLGAAIARSGLVTHTKQLATRIAARIKMCLEQAELNAGDIDVVFLTGGSVRLAHVRKAIVAALPAAQIIEGDTFGAVGKGLTIEAAQRYGAY; this is encoded by the coding sequence ATGTCAGCCTGTGGACTTGATTTCGGCACGTCGAACACGACGCTTGGTACTTCTATGGACGGCGCGCCGGTCCTGACGGAGCTGGAGGTCGGCCATACCACGATTCCGAGCGCGATCTTTTATGAGAGGGACGGTGCGGTTCTGATCGGCCGCAAGGCCATTGAGACTTACGTTGAAGGCGCGCCGGGCCGCCTGATGCGAAGCCTGAAATCGGTTCTTGGCACAACGCTGATCGACGAGACCACAAAGGTCGGCCGCGAACGCGCCAGTTTCCGGGACGTGATCGCCTACTATCTCGGAGTCGTGAAGCGGCGGGCCGAGCGGGCTGTTGGCCATGAGTTGAGATATGTCGTTCACGGCCGGCCGGTGCATTTTGTCGATCAGGCGCCTGAAGCGGATCGCAAGGCAGAGCAGACTTTGCAAGACATTGCACAAGAGATTGGCTTCGACGACGTCACGTTCCAGTTCGAGCCGATTGCTGCGGCGCTGGACTATGAGCGCGGAATTTCCGGAGAACAGATAGCACTGATCGCCGACATCGGTGGCGGCACATCCGACTTTTCCATCGTGCGCCTCAGCCCTGAGCAGCACCGCAAGGCCGACCGCAAGTCCGACATTCTCGCCAATGACGGCGTGCGGATTGGCGGTACCGATTTTGATCGCCAGTTGAGCCTTGGCGTCGTCATGCCGTTGTTTGGATACGGCAGCGAGATGAAGCGCGCGGGATTGCACGCTCCATCAAGTTATTTCCACGATCTCGCAACATGGTCGACGATTAACAGCATGTACGATCCGAAGGTCATGACGCAGGTTCGTCAGGTCCGTTACGAGGCCGCGCAACCTGAATTATTCGACCGCCTCGTTCGCGTGCTCGACGAGCAGCGCGGGCATACGCTGGCGATGGAAGTCGAGGAGGCCAAGATCGCATTGTCGGATCAGCGGCAAGCTGACATTCCGCTTGGATGGATTGAGCCCGGATTGGGCGCGGCTATTGCCCGCTCCGGGCTTGTGACTCACACAAAGCAATTGGCGACCCGCATCGCGGCGCGGATCAAAATGTGTCTTGAACAGGCAGAACTCAATGCGGGGGACATTGATGTCGTGTTTTTGACCGGCGGCTCCGTGCGACTCGCACATGTGCGAAAGGCCATAGTTGCAGCCTTGCCCGCCGCTCAAATCATTGAGGGCGATACGTTCGGTGCTGTCGGCAAGGGACTGACGATCGAAGCCGCGCAACGCTATGGTGCTTATTGA
- a CDS encoding ABC transporter substrate-binding protein yields MSADMKKARTGSNGFTRRALLASTAGLAMVSSMSRFASAQAKTVNIGAILPLSGANAQFGINSRNAIELVVEEINAAGGIKALGGAKFNLIVADATSTPTTAATVAQRLVSQNEVVAVFGCFASALTLAVSEVTERAGIPLFTQSFSDQLTGRGFENIFQVVAKGSVIGKAQLDGCIDIARASGQKLERVAIMFEDTAYGTSQAGGLRNGAKAAGIEIVMDEGYPLGITDVTPLINKLRASNAQAVFPVSYLNDSLQIVRSMRQQKIDIPTIGGAAGYIIPDFEKGLGPFAENVFSITPAPYDLAPELTERFRKRYGYFMVHEAVEFAATVDVLAQALEMTKSTNLDALRKVLHGTKFTGGWCKAMTGGAVEFDKTGLNVLSVPVMNQWRGKELVTVWPDAFAKAKPVWKT; encoded by the coding sequence ATGAGTGCAGATATGAAGAAGGCCCGCACAGGCTCGAACGGTTTCACCCGTCGGGCACTTCTGGCGTCGACAGCCGGGCTCGCAATGGTTTCCAGCATGTCGCGCTTTGCCAGCGCGCAAGCGAAGACCGTCAATATCGGCGCGATCCTGCCGCTGTCTGGCGCCAATGCGCAGTTCGGCATCAATTCCCGCAACGCGATCGAGCTTGTGGTCGAAGAGATCAATGCCGCCGGCGGTATCAAGGCCTTGGGCGGAGCCAAGTTCAACCTGATCGTCGCCGACGCGACATCGACACCGACCACGGCAGCCACGGTTGCACAGCGCCTGGTGTCGCAAAACGAAGTCGTTGCCGTGTTTGGATGTTTCGCATCGGCCCTTACGCTCGCCGTGTCGGAAGTCACTGAGCGCGCAGGCATCCCGCTGTTCACGCAATCTTTCTCCGATCAACTCACCGGCCGCGGTTTCGAGAACATCTTCCAGGTCGTCGCCAAGGGATCGGTCATCGGCAAGGCACAGCTTGACGGCTGCATAGACATTGCCAGGGCCTCGGGCCAGAAGCTCGAGCGTGTCGCGATCATGTTCGAGGACACGGCTTACGGCACATCGCAGGCCGGAGGCTTGCGCAACGGCGCCAAGGCGGCCGGCATCGAAATCGTCATGGACGAAGGCTACCCGCTCGGCATCACCGACGTCACGCCGCTGATCAACAAGCTGCGCGCATCGAACGCGCAGGCGGTGTTTCCAGTCTCGTACCTGAACGACAGCTTGCAGATCGTGCGCAGCATGCGCCAGCAGAAAATCGACATTCCGACCATCGGCGGCGCGGCCGGTTACATCATTCCGGATTTCGAGAAGGGCCTTGGCCCATTCGCCGAGAACGTGTTCTCGATCACGCCCGCCCCTTACGATCTCGCGCCGGAGTTGACGGAGCGTTTCCGCAAGCGTTACGGCTACTTCATGGTGCACGAAGCCGTCGAATTCGCAGCGACCGTCGATGTTCTTGCCCAGGCGCTGGAAATGACCAAGTCCACTAACCTCGACGCGCTGCGCAAGGTTCTTCACGGAACCAAGTTCACCGGCGGCTGGTGCAAGGCCATGACAGGCGGCGCGGTCGAGTTCGACAAAACCGGCCTGAACGTGCTCTCGGTCCCCGTCATGAACCAGTGGCGCGGCAAGGAACTGGTGACGGTATGGCCGGACGCCTTTGCCAAGGCAAAGCCTGTCTGGAAAACCTGA
- a CDS encoding carboxymuconolactone decarboxylase family protein, giving the protein MTAKRPRSEKFEKGLKTRTAVLGAEYVEKSLANADDFSWPMQQLSTEYCWDEIWNRPGLDRRSRSILNLGMIAALNRPHELKLHIRGAIQNGLTKDELKEIFLQIACYCGIPAGIDSFRLAREAFKDMGID; this is encoded by the coding sequence ATGACCGCAAAGCGTCCTCGTTCGGAAAAATTTGAAAAAGGCCTCAAGACCCGGACCGCGGTTCTTGGAGCTGAATATGTCGAGAAGTCGCTGGCCAATGCCGACGATTTCAGTTGGCCGATGCAGCAGCTCAGCACGGAATATTGCTGGGATGAGATCTGGAATCGGCCGGGGCTGGACCGGCGCAGCCGCAGCATTCTCAATCTAGGCATGATTGCCGCGCTGAACAGGCCGCATGAACTGAAGCTACACATTCGCGGCGCGATTCAGAACGGTCTGACCAAGGACGAACTGAAGGAGATATTCTTGCAGATCGCCTGCTATTGCGGGATACCCGCCGGCATCGACAGTTTCCGGCTCGCGCGCGAAGCATTCAAGGATATGGGCATTGACTAA
- a CDS encoding ABC transporter ATP-binding protein → MLDIKNLSAGYDAGNVLHHIGLNVARGEFVCVIGANTAGKSTLLRAISGLVPNRSGRISFDGHDLTRLPAHKVPGLGIAHVPEGRHVFPGMTIEENLMLGAFSIRTSKNLGERREQMLGIFPRLRERLSQLAGTLSGGEQQMLVLARALIMNPKLLLLDEPSHGLAPKIVDELHETLQKINATGTAILLVEQNTVLALSVATRGYVLESGEIVLAASSGDLRSNDRVRTAYLGL, encoded by the coding sequence CTGCTTGACATCAAGAATCTGTCCGCGGGCTACGACGCCGGCAATGTCCTGCATCATATCGGCCTCAATGTCGCCCGCGGCGAGTTCGTCTGCGTGATCGGCGCCAATACCGCCGGCAAGAGTACCCTGCTCCGCGCCATTTCCGGCCTGGTCCCGAACCGTTCAGGCCGCATCAGTTTCGACGGCCACGATCTGACGAGACTGCCTGCACACAAAGTTCCGGGCCTTGGCATCGCACATGTCCCGGAAGGACGTCATGTTTTTCCGGGCATGACGATCGAGGAAAACCTGATGCTGGGTGCCTTCTCGATCCGGACATCGAAGAATCTGGGCGAGCGCCGCGAGCAGATGCTCGGCATTTTCCCGCGGCTTCGTGAGCGGCTGTCGCAACTGGCCGGGACTTTGTCCGGGGGTGAACAGCAGATGCTGGTGCTGGCGCGTGCGCTGATCATGAATCCGAAGCTGTTGCTGCTCGACGAACCGAGCCACGGACTTGCGCCCAAGATCGTTGATGAGCTTCACGAGACGCTTCAGAAGATCAATGCCACCGGCACCGCGATCCTGCTCGTGGAGCAAAACACCGTGCTGGCACTTTCTGTCGCGACCCGAGGCTACGTGCTGGAATCCGGCGAGATCGTGCTCGCGGCGAGCAGCGGGGATCTGAGAAGCAACGACCGCGTCCGAACGGCCTATCTGGGCCTGTAG
- a CDS encoding ABC transporter ATP-binding protein, with the protein MTAPLLQVTGLGKTFGGLRALSDVTITINQGEIVGVIGPNGAGKTTLFSNLVGLHRPTAGKIVFDGKNIIGLKPHLIAAAGMVKTFQNVALFLEETVLDNVLIGGLMRHDIPHARALAMSCLDRVGMAAISGKIAKDLSFPERARVEMARALCTEPKLLLLDEAMAALNHAEMDAFMTLVRTLRSEGLTIVIIEHHMRAIMALCDRIIALNFGKVIAEGTPSEVAGHPEVIAAYLGKAYAEEATS; encoded by the coding sequence ATGACGGCCCCGCTCCTTCAGGTGACTGGTCTGGGCAAGACGTTCGGCGGCCTGCGCGCGCTGTCCGACGTGACTATCACAATCAACCAGGGCGAGATCGTCGGCGTCATCGGTCCGAACGGCGCCGGCAAGACCACGCTCTTCAGCAATCTGGTTGGTCTTCATCGGCCGACAGCCGGCAAGATCGTTTTTGATGGCAAGAACATTATCGGCCTGAAGCCGCACCTCATCGCGGCGGCGGGCATGGTGAAGACATTTCAGAACGTCGCGCTGTTTCTCGAAGAGACGGTGCTCGACAACGTCCTAATCGGTGGACTGATGCGACACGACATTCCTCATGCGCGCGCATTGGCGATGTCATGCCTTGACCGCGTCGGCATGGCCGCGATTTCCGGCAAGATCGCCAAGGATCTCTCGTTCCCCGAGCGCGCCCGTGTCGAGATGGCCCGTGCGCTATGTACCGAGCCGAAGCTGCTGCTGCTCGACGAGGCCATGGCTGCGCTCAACCACGCCGAAATGGACGCCTTCATGACCCTCGTTCGCACCTTGCGCAGCGAAGGCCTGACTATCGTCATCATCGAGCACCACATGCGCGCGATCATGGCGCTGTGCGATCGCATCATCGCGCTCAATTTCGGCAAAGTAATCGCGGAAGGCACACCTTCCGAAGTGGCCGGGCATCCCGAAGTCATCGCCGCCTATCTTGGTAAAGCCTATGCCGAGGAAGCCACGTCATGA